The Verrucomicrobiota bacterium sequence GCCCTACAAGGCCATCATGGGCACTAAATGCAGTTGGGCGGAATACAAGGCGGATGGCACTTCTGTGAAAATTACCGTCAAGGAACCGAACCATCCGATTGCGCAGGGCGTGCCCAAAGAATTCGATCTCCCCAAGATTGAACGTTATGGCGAACCGTTCCAAGTGCCCACGCCGGAAGCCGTGGTGTTTGAAGGAATGTATAAGAAGCCCAACGGTGAAACCGCCATGGGCCGCATGGCCATGTGCTGGACGATGGGCAAGGGCAAAGTCTTTTACTTCACGCCGGGCCACGAAACTTACGACGACTTCTTCCGTCCCGAAGTTCGCCAGATCATGAAGAACGCCGTTCAATGGGCGGCGCCCAAGAAATAGTATTGGCCGTCCAACATGTGTTTTGACCAATGCCGGCATGGGATCCATGCCGGCATTATTTGTTCGTTATTGGTGAATGGAAAAACGAGTTTGTCAGGCGGCGGGAATGGGGGTAGCGTACCGCCTAATGAGCATGAGACATATCAGCAACGGCAGGCGGCTGGGGTGGTTATCCGCAGTCCTGGCGGTGCTTTGCCTGGCGCTGTGGAGTGCCGCTGCCGCCGCCGATCAACCGCAATGGGGGCACGGCTTCACGCGCAACATGATTTCCCTGGAGAAAGGTTTGCCGGATGCCTTCGATCCCGCCACGGGCAAGAACATCAAGTGGATGGCGCAATTGGGGACCGAGACCTATTCAACGCCGATCATCGCGAACGGGCGCGTCTTGATCGGCACCAACAACCGGCAACCGCGCGATCCACGCCACACCGGCGATCGCAGTGTGCTCATGTGCTTCGATGAAACGGATGGGAAGTTCCTCTGGCAATTAGTATCCCCCAAAATCACCAACAGCATCTATTGGGATTGGCCCAATGACGGGATGTGTTCGACGGTCACAGTGGAAAGCAACCGGGTGTACCTGGTCGGGAACCGTGGCGAGGTGTTGTGCCTGGACCTGGACGGCATGGCCAACGGCAACGACGGGCCGTTCCTGGATGAGGCGCGTCACAGCGTCCCTGCCGGGCAGGAACCCATTGCGCCAGGGGCGGCGGACGCGGATATTGTCTGGTTGTTCGACATGATCAAGGAATGCGGCGTGCGGCAGCATGATTCGGCGCATAGTTCCATTTTGTTGCTTGGGGATTATTTGTACGTGAACACGTCGAATGGCGTGGATGATTCGCATCGGCGGATCATGTCGCCCGACGCGCCCAGCTTGATCGTGGTGGATAAACGCACGGGCCGGCTCGTGGCCCGGGACAAGGAACGGATCGGACCGCGCATCTTTCACAGCACCTGGTCCGCGCCGGCCTTGGCGGAAATTCAGGGGCGGAAACTCATTGTCTTTGCCGGGGGTGATGGCGTGGTGTACGCCTTCGAGCCAATCAGCCAGGCTCCGCCCAACGGCGTAGTGCAGAAGCTCAAGAAAGTGTGGCAGTTCGATTGCGACCCCACGGCACCCAAGGAGAACGTCCACAAATACAACAGCAACCGCAAGGAAAGCCCCAGCAACATCAAGGGCATG is a genomic window containing:
- a CDS encoding PQQ-binding-like beta-propeller repeat protein; translation: MRHISNGRRLGWLSAVLAVLCLALWSAAAAADQPQWGHGFTRNMISLEKGLPDAFDPATGKNIKWMAQLGTETYSTPIIANGRVLIGTNNRQPRDPRHTGDRSVLMCFDETDGKFLWQLVSPKITNSIYWDWPNDGMCSTVTVESNRVYLVGNRGEVLCLDLDGMANGNDGPFLDEARHSVPAGQEPIAPGAADADIVWLFDMIKECGVRQHDSAHSSILLLGDYLYVNTSNGVDDSHRRIMSPDAPSLIVVDKRTGRLVARDKERIGPRIFHSTWSAPALAEIQGRKLIVFAGGDGVVYAFEPISQAPPNGVVQKLKKVWQFDCDPTAPKENVHKYNSNRKESPSNIKGMPVFDGGCIYVAHGGDLWWGKHEAWLKCFAASGEGDTTATALKWSYPLERHSMSTPAVWNGLVFIADCGKKVHCLDANTGKPYWVQETGGDIWGSTLVADGKVYVGTRRGDFWIFECSKEKKVLSQAAFGSPINASPMAANGVLYVATMKNLYAIQQAR